From Saccharothrix espanaensis DSM 44229, the proteins below share one genomic window:
- a CDS encoding ABC transporter permease: MRRIPRAAVLTSGAVVVVLALAAVAPGWFTAASPIDPAPVDALLPPGAGHWFGTDELGRDVFARVVHGARSSLSVGLGAILIAVTVGALLGITAALGGTATDTALMRLADVLLSLPELMLALLVITVLGAGPGNTMIAIAVALVPGYARMVRAEALVVRRSGYVEAAVGLGLPRAVLIARHVLPNALGPLLVLATIGFGTAIIAVSGLSFLGLGARPPEPEWGSMLSSGRKLLAVAWWTAVFPGAAITVAVVSVNVVGRRLQAAFTRRTSG, encoded by the coding sequence GTGCGCAGGATCCCCCGCGCAGCAGTGCTGACCAGCGGTGCCGTCGTCGTCGTGCTGGCGCTGGCGGCCGTCGCGCCCGGCTGGTTCACCGCCGCGTCGCCGATCGACCCGGCCCCGGTCGACGCGCTGCTGCCGCCCGGCGCCGGGCACTGGTTCGGCACCGACGAGCTCGGCCGCGACGTGTTCGCCCGCGTCGTGCACGGCGCGCGCTCGTCGCTGTCGGTCGGCCTGGGCGCGATCCTCATCGCGGTCACGGTCGGCGCGCTGCTCGGCATCACCGCCGCGCTCGGCGGCACCGCGACCGACACCGCGCTGATGCGGCTCGCCGACGTGCTGCTCTCGTTGCCGGAGCTGATGCTGGCGCTGCTGGTCATCACCGTGCTCGGCGCGGGACCCGGCAACACCATGATCGCCATCGCGGTCGCGCTCGTTCCCGGCTACGCCCGGATGGTCCGGGCCGAGGCGCTGGTGGTCCGCCGCTCCGGGTACGTGGAGGCGGCCGTCGGGCTCGGGCTGCCGCGGGCCGTGCTGATCGCGCGGCACGTGCTGCCCAACGCGCTCGGCCCGCTGCTCGTGCTCGCCACGATCGGCTTCGGCACCGCCATCATCGCGGTGTCCGGCCTGAGCTTCCTCGGCCTCGGGGCCCGCCCGCCGGAACCGGAGTGGGGCTCGATGCTGTCCTCGGGCCGCAAGCTCCTCGCCGTCGCCTGGTGGACCGCCGTGTTCCCCGGCGCGGCGATCACGGTGGCCGTGGTGTCGGTCAACGTCGTAGGCCGCCGGCTCCAGGCGGCGTTCACCAGGAGGACGTCCGGATGA
- a CDS encoding AfsR/SARP family transcriptional regulator, whose translation MIQFRLLGPLEVIRDDERAALGGVKQRALLGRLLLEPNQVVAASRLVESLWSDDAPPVTARKILQNSVWSLRSVLGALRAGAAVPALITQSPGYLLSVDEDLVDVHAFYRQLELGRKKMANGLPAEAAGILRDALDLWRGDVLADLAEVGLVWPESTIVENARTDARELYFEAEIESGRHREVIGGIEKMVETEPLRERARGLLMLALYRSGRQTEALNVYSRTHAELVDRFGLEPGPWLRYLQQRILSQDPALDERGPAAAPDEVPAGRPADLASWLAPDSAPDSAADDEFLRDLLGTPGVAVPAPPPSHRREATVMIVRAHVGAGASSTHPVGVDELLDGIHTLVRTGVECCGGEILASVGSATIALFDFADPRESAAKATQLALLLRDSLDVSDEHKHGLTIRAMVATGDLQWHADASPRKSRVSANGTLLDQCWEIFPQVPVGMIWVSDRTRSLTADQVSYLATAGGEVPYWVAEAPSVDYPVDTKPFMDREHEMEILQRMFERVERRSIPHLVTILGGHGTGKSRLLMEFCRLLEDTGRPVPLIVRYRVSRSVSIDPSAVLRQLRSPDHDPARPVHDAEDVVREFAQRRPVVIAVDDLHLADEATRGFFERLGSCSRSGMLLVVACANENFHRRFPQWGLAQPNSTRILLEPLSVDAVARLFENLLGTIGECITESTWRIFHRIFGGPGSGSAKRARLLRALPLVVGTNSFPGDHQAGDSVAVKQFSSR comes from the coding sequence ATGATTCAGTTTCGACTGCTCGGTCCGCTGGAGGTCATCCGCGACGACGAACGGGCCGCGCTCGGCGGGGTGAAACAACGCGCGCTGCTCGGCCGGCTGCTGCTCGAACCGAACCAGGTGGTCGCCGCCAGCCGATTGGTGGAATCGCTGTGGTCGGACGACGCGCCGCCGGTCACCGCGCGCAAGATCCTGCAGAACTCGGTCTGGTCGCTCCGGTCGGTGCTGGGCGCGCTGCGCGCGGGTGCCGCCGTGCCGGCGCTGATCACCCAGTCGCCCGGCTACCTGCTCAGCGTGGACGAGGACCTGGTCGACGTCCACGCCTTCTACCGGCAGTTGGAGCTGGGCCGCAAGAAGATGGCCAACGGCCTGCCGGCGGAGGCCGCCGGCATCCTGCGCGACGCGCTGGACCTGTGGCGCGGTGACGTGCTGGCCGACCTCGCCGAGGTCGGCCTGGTCTGGCCCGAGTCGACCATCGTGGAGAACGCCCGCACCGACGCCCGGGAGCTGTACTTCGAGGCCGAGATCGAGTCCGGCCGGCACCGCGAGGTGATCGGCGGCATCGAGAAGATGGTGGAGACCGAGCCGCTGCGGGAACGGGCCCGCGGCCTGCTCATGCTGGCCCTGTACCGGTCCGGCCGGCAGACCGAGGCGCTGAACGTCTACAGCCGCACGCACGCCGAGCTGGTGGACCGGTTCGGCCTGGAACCCGGGCCGTGGCTGCGCTACCTCCAGCAGCGGATCCTGTCGCAGGACCCGGCGCTGGACGAGCGCGGCCCGGCCGCCGCGCCGGACGAGGTGCCCGCCGGCCGGCCCGCCGACCTGGCGTCGTGGCTCGCCCCCGACTCCGCCCCCGACTCGGCCGCCGACGACGAGTTCCTGCGCGACCTGCTGGGCACGCCGGGCGTCGCGGTGCCGGCCCCGCCGCCGTCGCACCGGCGCGAGGCGACGGTCATGATCGTCCGGGCGCACGTCGGTGCCGGGGCGAGCAGCACCCACCCGGTCGGCGTGGACGAGCTGCTCGACGGGATCCACACCCTGGTCCGGACCGGCGTGGAGTGCTGCGGCGGCGAGATCCTCGCGTCGGTCGGCTCGGCGACGATCGCCCTGTTCGACTTCGCCGACCCGCGCGAGAGCGCCGCCAAGGCCACCCAGCTCGCCCTGCTGCTGCGCGACAGCCTGGACGTCTCCGACGAGCACAAGCACGGCCTGACCATCCGGGCGATGGTGGCGACCGGAGACCTCCAGTGGCACGCCGACGCGTCGCCGCGCAAGAGCCGGGTCTCGGCCAACGGGACGCTGCTGGACCAGTGCTGGGAGATCTTCCCGCAGGTCCCGGTCGGGATGATCTGGGTGTCCGACCGCACCCGGTCGCTGACCGCCGACCAGGTGTCCTACCTGGCCACCGCCGGCGGCGAGGTGCCGTACTGGGTCGCCGAGGCGCCGTCGGTGGACTACCCGGTCGACACCAAGCCGTTCATGGACCGCGAGCACGAGATGGAGATCCTCCAGCGGATGTTCGAGCGGGTCGAGCGGCGCAGCATCCCGCACCTGGTGACCATCCTGGGCGGTCACGGCACCGGCAAGAGCCGGCTGCTGATGGAGTTCTGCCGGCTGCTGGAGGACACCGGCCGGCCGGTGCCGCTGATCGTGCGCTACCGGGTCAGCCGCTCGGTGAGCATCGACCCGTCGGCGGTGCTGCGGCAGTTGCGCTCGCCCGACCACGACCCGGCCCGGCCGGTGCACGACGCGGAGGACGTCGTGCGCGAGTTCGCCCAGCGGCGGCCGGTCGTCATCGCGGTGGACGACCTGCACCTGGCCGACGAGGCGACCCGGGGCTTCTTCGAGCGGCTCGGGTCGTGCAGCCGGTCCGGGATGCTGCTGGTGGTGGCGTGCGCGAACGAGAACTTCCACCGCCGGTTCCCGCAGTGGGGCCTGGCGCAGCCCAACAGCACCCGGATCCTGCTCGAACCGCTGTCCGTGGACGCGGTCGCCCGGCTGTTCGAGAACCTGCTCGGCACCATCGGCGAGTGCATCACCGAATCGACCTGGCGAATCTTCCACCGCATTTTCGGCGGGCCCGGCTCGGGTTCGGCAAAAAGGGCCCGGTTGCTCCGGGCGCTGCCCCTGGTGGTCGGCACGAATTCCTTTCCCGGCGACCACCAGGCGGGCGATTCGGTGGCCGTGAAGCAGTTCAGCAGCCGGTGA
- a CDS encoding SDR family NAD(P)-dependent oxidoreductase, giving the protein MSTPEEPTRVVIVTGAGSGIGRATLDLYTERGWNAVAVDISPRGLADLADRPDVATVIGDVARERTNAEAAGAALERFGRLDAAVLNAGYGGGGPLESPGALERLAEVLTVNVIGAAAGIRGAAPALRASGGGAIVVTASVSGLRGDPSTWAYNAAKAAQINLVRGAAIDYAPENIRINAIAPGGTVTPMTRSQVDHPTFGKTIARRIPLGRWAQPREQAEAIFFLTSSAASYITGTVLSVDGGLSANGGILLPPSVFGEPPS; this is encoded by the coding sequence GTGTCCACACCAGAAGAGCCGACCCGGGTCGTGATCGTGACGGGTGCCGGCTCCGGCATCGGTCGCGCCACCCTCGACCTGTACACCGAGCGCGGCTGGAACGCCGTCGCGGTCGACATCTCGCCGCGCGGCCTCGCCGACCTGGCCGACCGGCCGGACGTGGCGACCGTGATCGGCGACGTCGCCCGCGAGCGCACCAACGCCGAGGCGGCCGGCGCCGCGCTGGAGCGCTTCGGCCGGCTCGACGCGGCCGTGCTCAACGCGGGCTACGGCGGCGGCGGCCCGCTGGAGTCGCCCGGCGCGCTCGAACGGCTCGCCGAGGTGCTCACCGTCAACGTGATCGGCGCGGCGGCGGGCATCCGGGGCGCGGCACCGGCGCTGCGCGCCTCGGGCGGTGGCGCGATCGTGGTCACCGCCTCGGTGTCCGGGCTGCGCGGCGACCCGTCGACGTGGGCCTACAACGCCGCGAAGGCCGCCCAGATCAACCTGGTGCGCGGCGCGGCGATCGACTACGCGCCGGAGAACATCCGGATCAACGCGATCGCCCCCGGCGGCACGGTCACCCCGATGACCCGGTCCCAGGTCGACCACCCGACGTTCGGCAAGACCATCGCCCGGCGCATCCCGCTCGGGCGCTGGGCGCAGCCGCGCGAGCAGGCCGAGGCGATCTTCTTCCTCACCTCCTCCGCCGCCTCCTACATCACCGGGACCGTGCTGTCGGTCGACGGCGGCCTGTCGGCCAACGGCGGCATCCTGCTCCCGCCGTCCGTCTTCGGCGAACCCCCGAGCTGA
- a CDS encoding ABC transporter substrate-binding protein: MPRRRATVESPSRRVAALVCGLVLALAACGGGAGAGPGPAANPVPGGELTFAVDSEPVSFDVHVSPQDITGEILRNVFDSLVSVDAEGRFTPWLATSWEIAPDLRSYTFHLRDGVEFTDGTPFDAAAVKANFDRIADPATKSQLAASLLGPYAGTEVVDPRTVKVTFTAPFAPFLQGASTTYLGFYSPKALADNADKLAGGGPVAVGTGPFTFTAYTKGQSIVLGKNPDYNWGPEGSAHTGAAYLDKLTVRFLAEDSVRVGALTSGQIHVARAIAPVDIRTLEANPDVTLLKSDIPGGNYNLYLNASKAPFDDPLVRKAVQRAIDVDQGVKTVYFGQYKRAWSPLSPSTTGYDAKLDNSVRFDQAEAGKLLDQAGWTTRDSDGYRTRNGARLVVKWPLMPPPYLREQRDVLGQAFQADLKKVGVEVVRDQPDIGTFIKQVYGGEGDFTDYSWNRFEPDVLWLFFNSASQPGKGGQNATFTKDDELDRLTEAGRATADPAARAESYAKVQQRSVVDLALVLPVYTPVNSAGVGKSVRGLAYTRDARLGFYDVWLDQR; this comes from the coding sequence ATGCCCAGGCGCAGAGCCACCGTAGAGTCCCCGTCGCGCCGGGTCGCCGCCCTGGTCTGCGGTCTCGTGCTCGCCCTCGCCGCGTGCGGCGGCGGGGCGGGTGCCGGACCCGGCCCGGCGGCGAACCCGGTGCCGGGCGGCGAGCTGACCTTCGCCGTGGACAGCGAGCCCGTCTCGTTCGACGTGCACGTCAGCCCGCAGGACATCACCGGCGAGATCCTGCGCAACGTGTTCGACTCGCTGGTGTCGGTCGACGCCGAGGGCCGCTTCACGCCCTGGTTGGCCACCTCGTGGGAGATCGCGCCCGACCTCAGGTCGTACACGTTCCACCTGCGCGACGGCGTCGAGTTCACCGACGGCACTCCGTTCGACGCCGCCGCCGTGAAGGCGAACTTCGACCGGATCGCCGACCCCGCCACCAAGTCGCAGCTCGCGGCCAGCCTGCTCGGCCCGTACGCGGGCACCGAGGTGGTCGACCCGCGCACGGTGAAGGTGACCTTCACCGCCCCGTTCGCGCCGTTCCTGCAAGGCGCGAGCACCACCTACCTCGGGTTCTACTCGCCGAAGGCGTTGGCGGACAACGCCGACAAGCTCGCCGGCGGCGGACCGGTCGCCGTGGGCACCGGGCCGTTCACCTTCACCGCCTACACCAAGGGCCAGAGCATCGTCCTGGGCAAGAACCCGGACTACAACTGGGGTCCCGAGGGCTCCGCGCACACCGGCGCGGCCTACCTGGACAAGCTGACCGTGCGGTTCCTGGCCGAGGACTCGGTCCGGGTGGGCGCGCTCACCAGCGGCCAGATCCACGTCGCCCGCGCCATCGCGCCGGTCGACATCCGCACCTTGGAAGCCAACCCGGACGTCACGCTGCTCAAGAGCGACATCCCCGGCGGCAACTACAACCTCTACCTCAACGCCTCGAAGGCCCCGTTCGACGACCCGCTGGTGCGCAAGGCCGTCCAGCGCGCCATCGACGTCGACCAGGGCGTCAAGACCGTCTACTTCGGACAGTACAAGCGGGCGTGGAGCCCGTTGTCGCCCAGCACCACCGGCTACGACGCCAAGCTGGACAACAGCGTCCGCTTCGACCAGGCGGAGGCGGGCAAGCTGCTCGACCAGGCCGGCTGGACCACCAGGGACTCCGACGGCTACCGCACCAGGAACGGCGCGCGGCTGGTCGTCAAGTGGCCGCTGATGCCGCCGCCGTACCTGCGCGAGCAGCGTGACGTGCTGGGGCAGGCGTTCCAGGCGGACCTGAAGAAGGTCGGCGTCGAGGTGGTCCGCGACCAGCCCGACATCGGCACGTTCATCAAGCAGGTCTACGGCGGCGAGGGCGACTTCACCGACTACAGCTGGAACCGGTTCGAGCCCGACGTGCTGTGGCTGTTCTTCAACAGCGCCAGCCAACCCGGCAAGGGCGGCCAGAACGCCACCTTCACCAAGGACGACGAGCTGGACCGGCTGACCGAGGCCGGCCGCGCCACCGCCGACCCGGCCGCCCGCGCCGAGTCCTACGCCAAGGTGCAGCAGCGGTCCGTGGTCGACCTGGCCCTGGTGCTGCCGGTGTACACGCCGGTGAACTCCGCGGGCGTCGGCAAGTCGGTGCGCGGCCTGGCCTACACCCGGGACGCCCGGCTCGGCTTCTACGACGTCTGGCTCGACCAGAGGTGA
- a CDS encoding ester cyclase, whose translation MSIEVNKEVARRYYEEFVNQRRLDVVDEIIAEDAVDEAAGGQGRDGFRQHATWLWETVEDVRTTITELVAEDDRVVVYWRMDGVHRGNMFGVPGTGRRFVGHSVSHLTFRDGQVVRYRVLPDRLGILQQVTP comes from the coding sequence GTGAGCATCGAGGTCAACAAGGAAGTCGCCCGGCGGTACTACGAGGAGTTCGTCAACCAGCGCCGGCTCGACGTGGTCGACGAGATCATCGCCGAGGACGCGGTGGACGAGGCCGCGGGCGGCCAGGGCCGCGACGGGTTCCGGCAGCACGCGACCTGGCTGTGGGAGACGGTGGAGGACGTCAGGACCACCATCACCGAGCTGGTCGCCGAGGACGACCGGGTCGTCGTGTACTGGCGGATGGACGGCGTCCACCGGGGGAACATGTTCGGCGTCCCCGGCACCGGCCGGCGGTTCGTCGGCCACAGCGTCAGCCACCTCACCTTCCGCGACGGCCAGGTCGTGCGCTACCGCGTGCTGCCCGACCGGCTCGGCATCCTCCAGCAGGTCACGCCGTGA
- a CDS encoding ABC transporter permease: MIRPLLRGAANRVLAALAVLLGAASLAFAALQLIPGDPVAIILGPATQASAQVQQAIRAEYGLDQPVVVQYLHYVGRLATGDLGRSYQLQRPVVDLIADQAGPTAALALAALVLAAAVSVGSAIGAAGRGRVAKGLASGWELLAVSSPPYWVGILLLSAFSFSLRWFPVSGAQDLSALVLPALTLALPVAGVLSQVLREGLEAALAEPFSVTARARGLSRTAVRARHALRHAAIPLVTLAGWLTGSLLGGAVLVEAVFGRPGIGALTLQAVTNKDMPLVIGLVLLSALVFVVISTLVDLLYLAVDPRLRTR; the protein is encoded by the coding sequence GTGATCCGCCCGCTCCTGCGCGGAGCCGCGAACCGGGTCCTGGCCGCGCTCGCCGTCCTGCTGGGCGCGGCCAGCCTCGCGTTCGCCGCGCTGCAACTCATCCCGGGCGACCCGGTCGCCATCATCCTGGGGCCGGCCACCCAGGCGTCCGCGCAGGTGCAGCAGGCCATCCGGGCCGAGTACGGGCTGGACCAGCCGGTCGTCGTGCAGTACCTGCACTACGTCGGCCGGCTGGCCACCGGCGACCTGGGCCGGTCCTACCAGTTGCAGCGGCCGGTGGTCGACCTGATCGCCGACCAGGCCGGCCCGACCGCCGCGCTCGCCCTGGCCGCCCTGGTGCTCGCCGCGGCGGTCTCGGTCGGGTCCGCGATCGGCGCGGCCGGTCGCGGCCGGGTGGCCAAGGGGCTGGCCTCGGGCTGGGAACTGCTCGCCGTGTCCAGCCCGCCGTACTGGGTCGGGATCCTGCTGCTGTCGGCGTTCTCGTTCTCGCTGCGGTGGTTCCCGGTCTCCGGGGCGCAGGACCTCTCCGCGCTCGTGCTGCCCGCGCTGACCCTGGCGCTGCCGGTGGCGGGCGTGCTCTCCCAGGTGCTGCGCGAAGGTCTGGAAGCCGCGCTGGCCGAACCGTTCTCGGTGACCGCCCGCGCCCGCGGCCTGAGCCGGACCGCCGTGCGCGCCCGGCACGCGCTGCGGCACGCCGCCATCCCGCTGGTCACCCTGGCCGGCTGGCTCACCGGCTCGCTGCTGGGCGGCGCGGTGCTGGTCGAGGCCGTGTTCGGCCGCCCCGGCATCGGCGCGCTGACGCTGCAGGCCGTCACCAACAAGGACATGCCGCTGGTGATCGGCCTGGTGCTGCTGTCGGCGCTGGTGTTCGTCGTGATCTCCACCCTGGTCGACCTGCTCTACCTGGCGGTCGACCCCCGGCTGCGGACGAGGTGA
- a CDS encoding dipeptide ABC transporter ATP-binding protein, translated as MSLLVVEGLDVTFPGVRAVRGASFTLDAGECLAIVGESGSGKSVTARSLVGLAGDTATVRAGTLSFDGRDLTGVGEAGWRRVRGREIGLVLQDALVSLDPLRTVGAEIGEALRVHGVVDRAERPARVRELLTGVGVPEPDRRARQHPHQLSGGLRQRALIASALAARPRLLIADEPTTALDVTVQAQVLRLLRGLKDEGTALLLISHDLSVVAGIADRIAVMYGGVVVEHGPVRDVLEDPCHPYTQALIAAVPGTRPRGVRLSTTPPDNPAPGPDGCPFAARCARADDRCRTALPEPVPGPRCWYPAPAAPVPVDLTAAPPPVIGEPLVEVVGVSKRFRAPDRSWYDAVKDVSFTLRRGETLGLVGESGSGKTTAARIALGFTTPDAGEVRFLGERWSGLPERARRARRTRIQTVHQDPLGSFDPRYTVRRLIAEAVARTGRRGRDRRDRVAELLDQVGLSRALLDRRPRELSGGQRQRVSVARALGTEPDVLVCDEPVSALDVSVQAQILDLLLDLRRETGAALLFISHDLGVVRHVSDRVAVMTGGGIVETGPVDDIFDRPAHPYTRELLAATAIPVGVPGR; from the coding sequence ATGAGCCTGCTCGTCGTCGAAGGACTCGACGTCACCTTCCCCGGCGTGCGCGCGGTGCGCGGCGCGTCGTTCACGCTGGACGCGGGGGAGTGCCTGGCGATCGTCGGCGAGTCCGGCTCCGGCAAGAGCGTCACCGCGCGGTCGCTGGTCGGCCTGGCCGGCGACACGGCGACCGTCCGCGCGGGCACCCTGTCGTTCGACGGGCGCGACCTGACCGGCGTCGGGGAGGCGGGCTGGCGGCGGGTGCGGGGCCGCGAGATCGGCCTTGTCCTCCAAGACGCCCTGGTGTCGCTGGACCCGCTGCGCACCGTGGGCGCGGAGATCGGCGAGGCGCTGCGCGTGCACGGCGTCGTGGACCGGGCCGAACGCCCCGCGCGGGTGCGCGAGCTGCTCACCGGCGTGGGGGTCCCGGAGCCGGACCGGCGGGCCCGCCAGCACCCGCACCAGCTCTCCGGCGGCCTGCGCCAGCGCGCCCTGATCGCCTCGGCGCTGGCGGCCCGGCCGCGCCTGCTGATCGCCGACGAGCCGACCACCGCGCTGGACGTGACGGTGCAGGCCCAGGTCCTGCGGCTGCTGCGCGGCCTGAAGGACGAGGGCACCGCCCTGCTGCTGATCAGCCACGACCTGTCGGTGGTCGCGGGCATCGCCGACCGGATCGCGGTGATGTACGGCGGCGTGGTCGTCGAGCACGGTCCCGTCCGCGACGTGCTGGAAGACCCGTGCCACCCGTACACGCAGGCGTTGATCGCGGCGGTGCCCGGAACGCGCCCGCGCGGCGTCCGGCTGTCGACCACCCCGCCGGACAACCCCGCGCCTGGCCCGGACGGCTGCCCGTTCGCCGCCCGCTGCGCCCGTGCCGACGACCGCTGCCGCACCGCGCTGCCCGAGCCCGTCCCCGGCCCCCGCTGCTGGTACCCGGCCCCGGCCGCGCCCGTGCCGGTCGACCTCACCGCCGCCCCGCCCCCGGTGATCGGTGAGCCGCTGGTCGAGGTCGTCGGCGTGTCGAAGCGCTTCCGCGCGCCCGACCGGTCCTGGTACGACGCGGTCAAGGACGTGTCGTTCACCCTCCGCCGCGGCGAAACCCTCGGTCTGGTGGGCGAGTCCGGCTCCGGCAAGACCACCGCGGCCCGCATCGCCCTCGGGTTCACCACCCCCGACGCGGGCGAGGTCCGGTTCCTGGGCGAGCGGTGGAGCGGGCTGCCCGAACGCGCCCGGCGGGCCCGCCGCACCCGGATCCAGACCGTCCACCAGGACCCGCTGGGCTCGTTCGACCCCCGGTACACGGTGCGACGCCTGATCGCCGAAGCCGTCGCCCGCACCGGCCGGCGGGGCCGGGACCGCCGGGACCGGGTCGCCGAGCTCCTCGACCAGGTCGGCCTGTCCCGCGCGCTGCTGGACCGCCGCCCCCGCGAGCTCTCCGGCGGGCAGCGCCAGCGGGTGTCGGTGGCCCGCGCCCTGGGCACCGAGCCGGACGTGCTGGTCTGCGACGAACCCGTCTCGGCGCTGGACGTCTCGGTGCAGGCGCAGATCCTCGACCTGCTGCTGGACCTGCGCCGCGAGACCGGCGCGGCGCTGCTGTTCATCTCCCACGACCTGGGCGTGGTCCGGCACGTGAGCGACCGGGTCGCGGTGATGACCGGCGGCGGGATCGTGGAGACCGGGCCGGTGGACGACATCTTCGACCGACCGGCGCACCCTTACACCCGTGAACTGCTCGCCGCGACGGCCATCCCGGTGGGTGTGCCCGGCCGGTGA
- a CDS encoding nuclear transport factor 2 family protein, translating to MDEKSVTELVGRYIAIWNESDDRARRALLDDVFTPGATYVDPNTAAEGAPAIDRYIAAAQRNFGGMSFTFGEVLTHHDAVHFAWQVGPAGGAPVVGGFDVAWLDGGRIARLYGFFTGC from the coding sequence ATGGACGAGAAGTCCGTCACCGAACTGGTCGGCCGGTACATCGCGATCTGGAACGAATCGGACGACCGGGCGCGGCGGGCCTTGCTGGACGACGTCTTCACCCCGGGCGCGACCTACGTCGACCCGAACACCGCCGCCGAGGGCGCACCGGCGATCGACCGGTACATCGCCGCCGCGCAGCGCAACTTCGGCGGGATGAGCTTCACCTTCGGCGAGGTGCTGACCCACCACGACGCGGTGCACTTCGCGTGGCAGGTCGGCCCGGCGGGCGGCGCGCCCGTGGTGGGCGGATTCGACGTGGCGTGGCTCGACGGCGGTCGGATCGCCCGGTTGTACGGATTCTTCACCGGCTGCTGA
- a CDS encoding nuclear transport factor 2 family protein produces the protein MSAAPTREEIAAVDQVCALFPHVFDNRDLDRFPLVFTEDAVIRLTMGTGREVRGLDAIREFAVAIGPDRVDHHTLDSVVTRAPDDPPDVLRVRSRYLAVLADGGVTNGDYLDEFHRTWAGWRIALRISVPRFPRGPVVPVPDEVLARWLP, from the coding sequence GTGAGCGCCGCGCCGACCCGGGAGGAGATCGCGGCCGTCGACCAGGTGTGCGCGCTGTTCCCGCACGTGTTCGACAACCGCGACCTCGACCGGTTCCCGCTGGTGTTCACCGAGGACGCGGTGATCCGGCTGACCATGGGCACCGGCCGCGAGGTGCGCGGGCTCGACGCCATCCGCGAGTTCGCGGTGGCCATCGGACCCGACCGGGTCGACCACCACACGCTGGACTCGGTGGTCACCCGCGCGCCCGACGACCCGCCGGACGTGCTGCGGGTGCGCAGCCGCTACCTGGCCGTCCTGGCCGACGGCGGCGTGACCAACGGCGACTACCTCGACGAGTTCCACCGCACCTGGGCGGGCTGGCGGATCGCGCTGCGCATCTCGGTGCCGCGCTTCCCGCGCGGCCCGGTCGTCCCGGTGCCCGACGAGGTCCTGGCCCGCTGGCTGCCCTGA